CGGCCCCAGCCCAAGAACCAATTCATCCCGTAGCTGCGCACCTTGGGCAAAGTCATCTGGCCAACCCGGATCGTCTTGCGATCTGTCGGACACTTGTAAACGCCCACGTCCTTCAAATAGGGCGCAAACAGTGCGAACCGCGGGTCCGTCAGCAAAAGCCGGTTGGTCGAATCCTGCGGGTAGGCGTTGTGATTGTACCAACCTTGAATCCAGAGCGGGGTGGAAGCGCTGCCGCCGCCGCCGATGTAGCCGTTGTGGGCGAGGTTGTCGTTGTTGTCCCCCGCATACATCACCCAGGCCAACGCCAGTTGTTTCTGGTTGCTGGCGCACTTGACGCGGCGCCCTTGTTCCTGCGCGCGGGTCAAGGTCGGCAAGAGGAGGCTGGCCAGAATGGCGATGATCGCGATAACCACCAGAAGCTCGATCAAGGTAAATCCGGCCGGGCTTCTCGGCGTTGTGGATTTCATAGCGAGTGCGATGTCGTGGGAACATATACACGCCCGTCCGGAAAAGGACACAAAATTGTCGGGGTTGCGCTGACTTGAAAATCGCATCCCGTTTCGATTCAATTCCCCAACCTCTCCGTGGTCTCCGTTGCCTCCCGTTAAGAAACGGAAGGAACCCTCCTACGACGAATGCCTCCCCGGAATTAGGATGGCGCGAGCGCCATTTTGCGGTATTGGTGAAGCCGTGACCGTTTTGGAAGTCATTCAGCGCAGCACGGATTTTTTGGCCAAGAAAGGCGTGGATTCGCCCCGGCTCCAGATCGAATTGCTCCTGGCGCACGCGTTGAAAATCCCGCGCCTGAACCTATACTTGAATTTCGCGCGGCCACTGTCGGAAACCGAAATCGATGCCGTCCGCCAGATGGTCAAACGCCGTGGCCATCGCGAGCCCCTCCAGCACATCACCGGCTCCACTTCCTTTTGCGGTCTGGAACTGAAGGTCACCCCGGCGGTGCTCGTGCCGCGCCCGGAGACAGAACTTCTGGCCGAGCGCGCCTGGAAGTTTTTGAACGAGCGGGCGGGCCAATCCGGCCCGGTCACGGCTCTCGATTTCGGCACGGGCAGCGGTTGCCTGGCCGTGGCCCTGGCTGTGAACGCGCCGGCCGTTCGCTTCCGGGCGGTCGATGTTTCCGAAGCCGCGCTGGAAGTGGCGCGCGAAAATGCGGCAGCTCATCACCTCTCGGATCGCATTCAGTTTGGGTGCGGCAATGGGTTCGACGCTTTGCCCGGCGGAGCTCGATTCGATTTGATCGTGTCGAACCCGCCGTACATTCCTTCGCGCGAGATCGAAACGCTCCAACCGGAAGTGCGCGACTTCGATCCGCGCCTGGCTCTGGATGGCGGTGAGGACGGCCTGGGCTTCTACCGCGCATTGGCTTCCAAGGCCAAGAGTTTCCTTCGCCCGGAGGGCAAACTCATGCTCGAATTCGGCGACGGGCAGGAAGAAAGGATCCGGACCTTGTTTGAGGATCATACCTGGACCATTGAGTCAGTCGAATGCGACCACAGCGGCCGTCCGCGAATAATCGTGGCGCGGCCAAGCGGATTTTGAGGATGGTTTTTCCTTTTGACCACGAATAACACGGATGAACACGGATGCCGAAAAGCAGCAGACACGAATTTCACAAATTTCCACGAAG
This sequence is a window from Verrucomicrobiota bacterium. Protein-coding genes within it:
- a CDS encoding prepilin-type N-terminal cleavage/methylation domain-containing protein — translated: MRFSSQRNPDNFVSFSGRACICSHDIALAMKSTTPRSPAGFTLIELLVVIAIIAILASLLLPTLTRAQEQGRRVKCASNQKQLALAWVMYAGDNNDNLAHNGYIGGGGSASTPLWIQGWYNHNAYPQDSTNRLLLTDPRFALFAPYLKDVGVYKCPTDRKTIRVGQMTLPKVRSYGMNWFLGWGRGGNAMRGEPPSNYKRFYKMSEITSPSPADTFVFIDVHPESICWPFFGVLMSPSFFMFPASYHNRASVMGFADGHVDAKQWKDARTFQPNRTTDWHGHSTGSPNNPDLLWLQQHASSLK
- the prmC gene encoding peptide chain release factor N(5)-glutamine methyltransferase, giving the protein MARAPFCGIGEAVTVLEVIQRSTDFLAKKGVDSPRLQIELLLAHALKIPRLNLYLNFARPLSETEIDAVRQMVKRRGHREPLQHITGSTSFCGLELKVTPAVLVPRPETELLAERAWKFLNERAGQSGPVTALDFGTGSGCLAVALAVNAPAVRFRAVDVSEAALEVARENAAAHHLSDRIQFGCGNGFDALPGGARFDLIVSNPPYIPSREIETLQPEVRDFDPRLALDGGEDGLGFYRALASKAKSFLRPEGKLMLEFGDGQEERIRTLFEDHTWTIESVECDHSGRPRIIVARPSGF